TAATACATTAGCTTCACATTCAGGATGGGCAATGATTTCCGCATTGGGATAACTTAGCTTGAGTTCCACTAATTTGCGTTCAGAAAAAATTTCATGAACCATGCAAGCCCCATCCCATAACAACATCTCGCGTCCTGTTTGCTCGATCACATAGCGTCCAAGGTTGCGATCGGGGGCAAAAATAATTGGCTGATCTTTGGGAATTTGATTGACGATCGCTACCGCATTCGCGCTAGTACAGATAATATCGCTGAGGGCTTTGCTTTCGGCGGAGCAATTTATGTAGGAAATTACCAAATGATCGGGGTGATCAGCTTTAAACTGGGCAAAGCGATCGGGGGGACAACTATCGGCAAGGGAGCAACCAGCGTCAAGATCGGGCAGTAATACCAATTTATGAGGATTCAAGATTTTGGCAGTTTCAGCCATGAAATGCACGCCCAGAAACACGATCACATCTGCTTGGCAATTGGCGGCGGCTTGTGACAGTCCGAGGGAGTCACCGATATAATCGGCAATGTCTTGTAGATCAGGATCTTGGTAATAATGCGCCAAAATCACTGCATTTAAGTCTTTTTTAAGATCAGCGATCGCCTTGAATAGGTCGATGGGAATGGAATTATTGATAACTTGGCGATCAAGTTGTTCAGGTTTGGGGGCGGCGAGAAACACAGGTTGCCTCACAAAAATAAAAATAGTGAGTAATAGTGAAAATTATTCATTTCCTATATGTAATTATAGTAGAAATCACCAAAAATATATCTGTCAAACGAAAGAAATAAAACATAAAAGAGAATGGTGGCGCATCGCGCCGCCATCCTCTTTCTATGGAGATTAATTTTTCGCAACTTTTTCTATAGGTTTTTCGTCAACGTTATTCAATAAAATAGTGACAATAGCAATTCTTACTGCATATCGTTATTGTTAAATCAGCGCTCTAATTTTTGTGGTGGTGGCTCTAGTGGGGATCTAGCCTAAATATTGTTCACAGTAGATAAACATCAGACCAGTAAAGCTTGAGGTAATTATAAATATGAAAATATCGATCGCTAAGTTATCAAATTTAGTTAGTCAGAAAGTTGTCGCATCAATGGTTAACAGACTTCAGCATTACTGGAAATTTGCGATCGCTTTGCTGATGTCTGTATTGTTAGCAGTTACTCTTAATCCTTTTGCGGTTAAAGCCTTTAACTTATCTGACCTGTTTCGGGTGCTGCCATCCGCTATTCAAATTATTCAGCTTTCTAGTATTGGCGACAATGAGGAAGTTTCTCTAGGTCAACAAATTGATCGGCAGATTCAACAGGAAGTCCGCATCAGTCGCGATCCTGCGGCTAATGCCTTGGTGAGCCGCCTAGGACAAATTTTAGTACCCACTAGCGATCGCCCAAATATCCCCTATACTTTTCGTGTTGTTGATGATAACAATCTCAATGCCTTCGCGACTATGGGCGGATTTGTTTACATCAATACTGGCACGATCGCTGCTGCGGATAATGTCGCTCAACTAGCCAGTGTCATCGGTCATGAAATGGGGCATATCTCAGGTCGTCATGCGCTAGAGCAAATGAGACAAATGGCGATCGCTCAAGGGATTGCCACAATTGCGGGTGTTGGTGATGATCGCTTAGTTGGGATTGGTGTTAATCTCGCCTTGCGGTTGCCCAATAGCCGTGAAGCGGAATTTGATGCTGATCGACGAGGTTTACTCAATATTACAAGAGCAGGTTTTGCTGCAAGAGCGATGCCAGCCTTTATGCAAAAACTAGCTAGTTCCCGTGGTGGTGGCGCTCCCACTTTCTTGAGTACTCACCCTGCAACTGGAGAACGTATTGCTGCACTTAATCAATCCATTCAAGCTAATAACTTAAATACTTCAGGTGGTTTGAATGATAGTGAATATCAAAGAATTTGGCGATCGCGCTTCCGTTAAATCATAATCAAAAACAAAAGAGACCGCATATTGTGCGGTCTCTTTTGTTTTTGAAATCATCCATCCAAAAGGACAACGAGATCGCATATCCATCTCCATAACCAGTGATCGCCCCTCAAAAAAAACTAACCAACCAGCGATCGCCTATCTTTCAAAAATTAAACCAAGACGATCGCTTCAAGCAAATAATTCAGAATTTGTAAGATTTGGAGAGTTGAGAGATTGCGCCCCTTCGGGGCGCAATCTCTCAACCCATTTAGGATTGCTATATAATTACAAGAGGATTTATATCAATTCCTAGCCTAAACTAATACGGTGAGTATCATGACATCAACAGTACTTTATGAATCTGATTTTTATAACTGGACAGTTGAACAGGTCAAGAGTTTGCGATTAGGTAAGTTGGATAGTTTAGATTTAGAGAATTTAGCGGAAGAGATTGAATCTTTGGGTAATCAGAAAAGGGCTGAGTTGGAAAATCGTTTGGCAGTTTTGCTAGGGCATTTACTCAAGTGGGATTTGCAGCCGAATTTGCGTGGTAAGAGTTGGCGAGCAACAATTAGGGAACAACGCCGCGAAATCAAAAAATTAATTAGAAAA
This genomic stretch from Pseudanabaena galeata CCNP1313 harbors:
- a CDS encoding DUF29 domain-containing protein, producing the protein MTSTVLYESDFYNWTVEQVKSLRLGKLDSLDLENLAEEIESLGNQKRAELENRLAVLLGHLLKWDLQPNLRGKSWRATIREQRREIKKLIRKNPSLKSYLDEAMTDGYESALDLVVRETPFDYKDLSKECPYAIAQVFDDSFPIGVDV
- a CDS encoding M48 family metallopeptidase, translating into MKISIAKLSNLVSQKVVASMVNRLQHYWKFAIALLMSVLLAVTLNPFAVKAFNLSDLFRVLPSAIQIIQLSSIGDNEEVSLGQQIDRQIQQEVRISRDPAANALVSRLGQILVPTSDRPNIPYTFRVVDDNNLNAFATMGGFVYINTGTIAAADNVAQLASVIGHEMGHISGRHALEQMRQMAIAQGIATIAGVGDDRLVGIGVNLALRLPNSREAEFDADRRGLLNITRAGFAARAMPAFMQKLASSRGGGAPTFLSTHPATGERIAALNQSIQANNLNTSGGLNDSEYQRIWRSRFR
- the nadA gene encoding quinolinate synthase NadA, which codes for MFLAAPKPEQLDRQVINNSIPIDLFKAIADLKKDLNAVILAHYYQDPDLQDIADYIGDSLGLSQAAANCQADVIVFLGVHFMAETAKILNPHKLVLLPDLDAGCSLADSCPPDRFAQFKADHPDHLVISYINCSAESKALSDIICTSANAVAIVNQIPKDQPIIFAPDRNLGRYVIEQTGREMLLWDGACMVHEIFSERKLVELKLSYPNAEIIAHPECEANVLRHADFIGSTTGLLKYVQQSDRQEFIVVTESGVIHQMQKATPFKKFIPAPPNSNCACNECPYMRLNTLEKVYLTMKNRSPEIILNEQIRQAALKPMQRMLEMSV